A portion of the Bacillus sp. es.034 genome contains these proteins:
- a CDS encoding ATP-dependent Clp protease ATP-binding subunit, whose protein sequence is MKCQVCHHNKATVEVYTQLNGKKSSMKMCSACFQKQQTPSGIHGGFPFDELFKGMSMGGSPDHGFQSQQQPSSSAQTKDGNGGNGILDQFGRNVTGAAKAGLIDPVIGRDKEVDRVIEILNRRNKNNPVLIGEPGVGKTAIAEGLARKIVAGDVPSKLLNKEVYVMDVASLTAGTGVRGSFEERLKAIISELQNRENVMLFIDEIHQLVGAGSAEGSMDAGNILKPALARGELQVIGATTLKEYRQIEKDAALERRFQQVLVNEPTLEEAIEILKGLKSRYEDYHGVKFTDESIEACVKLSHRYIQDRFLPDKAIDLMDEAGSKVNLLSEGKDKTAIHKKLHEVRVKKEQATKEENYEQAAILRDEEASLEKQLGQESFDSKALVEKDLIQAIIETKTGIPVGKLQSDDRKRMKSLEENLAHKVIGQDEAVKKVAKAIRRSRAGLKAKHRPIGTFLFVGPTGVGKTELTKTLAEELFGSKDSMLRLDMSEYMEKHSVSKLIGSPPGYVGHEESGQLTEKVRRNPYSIILLDEIEKAHPDVQHMFLQILEDGRLTDSQGRTVSFKETVIIMTSNAGVTDKKEAVVGFNTGGTDAIKETNILQSLGAYFKPEFLNRFDSIIEFESLEKAELLHILDLMLNELQAELKEQGITVKIEGEAKRKLVELGYHPEFGARPLRRVIQERVEDKIADFLLDEEGVTGLTVSVENDEIIVK, encoded by the coding sequence ATGAAATGCCAAGTATGTCATCATAATAAAGCAACGGTTGAAGTGTATACGCAACTGAACGGTAAGAAATCCAGTATGAAAATGTGTTCTGCTTGCTTTCAAAAGCAGCAAACCCCTTCTGGCATTCACGGAGGCTTCCCGTTTGATGAGTTGTTCAAAGGGATGAGCATGGGCGGAAGTCCCGACCATGGATTCCAAAGCCAACAGCAGCCATCTTCATCAGCTCAAACGAAAGATGGGAATGGCGGAAACGGCATCCTCGATCAGTTCGGACGTAATGTCACTGGAGCAGCTAAAGCCGGCTTGATCGATCCGGTTATCGGTCGTGACAAAGAAGTGGATCGTGTGATTGAAATCCTGAACCGCCGCAATAAAAACAATCCGGTACTGATCGGTGAGCCCGGCGTCGGGAAAACAGCCATTGCGGAAGGATTGGCACGTAAAATCGTAGCAGGAGATGTGCCGTCAAAATTATTAAACAAAGAAGTATATGTGATGGATGTTGCTTCCTTGACAGCTGGTACAGGTGTACGGGGTTCATTCGAGGAACGGTTGAAAGCCATCATCAGTGAATTGCAAAATCGTGAGAACGTCATGCTGTTCATCGATGAGATCCATCAATTGGTGGGAGCAGGTTCTGCAGAAGGATCCATGGATGCAGGGAATATTTTAAAACCGGCGCTTGCCCGCGGTGAACTGCAGGTGATTGGGGCGACAACCCTTAAAGAGTATCGTCAAATCGAAAAAGATGCGGCACTCGAACGTCGTTTCCAGCAGGTTTTGGTCAATGAGCCTACTCTGGAAGAAGCCATTGAAATTCTCAAAGGTTTAAAAAGCCGCTATGAAGACTATCATGGAGTGAAATTTACTGATGAGAGCATCGAGGCTTGTGTGAAATTGTCACATCGTTATATTCAGGACCGATTCCTGCCGGATAAAGCGATTGATCTCATGGATGAGGCAGGTTCAAAAGTGAACCTTCTATCTGAAGGCAAGGATAAAACGGCCATACACAAAAAATTACATGAAGTAAGAGTGAAGAAAGAGCAAGCAACGAAAGAAGAAAATTATGAGCAGGCAGCAATCCTGAGGGATGAGGAAGCGTCCCTGGAGAAACAGCTTGGGCAGGAATCCTTTGATTCAAAGGCACTTGTAGAAAAGGACCTGATCCAGGCAATCATTGAGACCAAAACAGGCATTCCTGTTGGAAAGCTTCAAAGTGATGATCGTAAGCGGATGAAATCCCTTGAAGAAAATCTTGCTCATAAAGTGATCGGACAGGATGAAGCCGTGAAAAAAGTGGCGAAAGCCATCCGACGAAGCCGGGCAGGCTTGAAAGCAAAGCACCGTCCGATCGGAACATTCCTATTTGTCGGACCGACGGGTGTCGGGAAAACGGAATTAACGAAGACATTGGCTGAAGAGTTGTTTGGATCTAAAGATTCCATGCTCCGACTTGATATGAGTGAGTATATGGAGAAACACTCTGTGTCTAAACTGATCGGATCCCCTCCTGGCTATGTGGGTCATGAAGAATCCGGTCAACTGACTGAGAAAGTAAGAAGAAATCCGTACTCCATCATACTCTTGGATGAAATTGAAAAAGCACACCCGGATGTTCAGCATATGTTCCTGCAAATTCTTGAAGACGGCCGTCTTACGGATAGTCAGGGCAGAACGGTGAGCTTCAAAGAAACCGTGATCATCATGACAAGCAACGCCGGGGTGACGGATAAGAAGGAAGCCGTCGTAGGTTTCAATACCGGAGGCACAGATGCCATTAAAGAAACGAATATTCTTCAATCGCTGGGTGCCTACTTTAAACCGGAATTCCTGAACCGATTCGATAGTATCATTGAATTCGAATCTCTAGAAAAGGCTGAGCTGCTGCACATTCTTGATCTGATGCTGAATGAGTTGCAGGCTGAGCTCAAGGAGCAGGGAATTACCGTGAAAATTGAAGGAGAAGCGAAGCGCAAACTCGTGGAACTCGGATATCACCCTGAATTTGGTGCAAGACCATTGCGCCGGGTGATCCAGGAAAGAGTGGAAGATAAGATTGCCGACTTCCTACTTGATGAAGAAGGCGTAACGGGACTGACCGTATCAGTTGAAAATGATGAGATTATCGTAAAATAA
- a CDS encoding catalase — MGDDRRTKVNGKSKDEQLEQYRVDDEGKHLTTNQGLKVSEDEFSLKAGERGPTIMEDFHFREKMTHFDHERIPERIVHARGFAAHGEFELYDSMKEYTRAKFLQDTSTKTPVFVRFSTVAGSRGSAEAVRDARGFATKFYTEEGNYDLVGNNIPVFFIQDAIKFPDLVHALKPEPHNEMPQAASAHDTFWDFIANNQESAHMVMWAMSDRAIPRSFRMMEGFGVHTFRLVNEEGKAHFVKFHWKPVLGTHSLVWDEAQKINGKDPDFHRRDLYESIEGGDYPEYELGVQLIKEEDEFNFDFDVLDPTKLWPEEEIPVKIVGKMTLNRNVDNVFAETEQAAFHPGSVVPGIDFSNDPLLQGRLFSYTDTQLIRLGGPNFHELPINRPVCPFHNNQRDGYGRHTINKGPVSYHNNSLAHNTPAPASKEEGGYTHYQEKMEGRKVRTRSESFKDHFSQATLFWNSMSKPEKEHIIQAFSFELGKVKSKSVQKQIVDMFANVSMDLAKGFAEAINIEVPEGEGSKVTKSSPALSQENTKKKPATRKVGVIVGDGFKGEEVNRVLSALKEEGVQPEIISDKLGTRKGDDGTELEVDHTFLTGESVLFDSLYVVGGENADKKFSQDTTYFVKEAYAHFKPIGATHEGLHWLEEAGVKGSGVVTGKDMKSFAEEFTAAIAAHRHWDRELV; from the coding sequence ATGGGAGACGATCGTCGTACGAAGGTGAATGGTAAAAGTAAAGATGAACAGCTTGAACAGTATAGAGTGGATGACGAAGGAAAGCATCTTACAACCAATCAAGGGCTGAAGGTATCAGAGGATGAGTTTTCCCTGAAAGCCGGAGAGCGTGGACCTACTATAATGGAGGATTTCCACTTCCGTGAGAAGATGACCCACTTCGACCATGAACGGATCCCTGAACGGATTGTTCATGCACGCGGTTTTGCGGCTCATGGGGAGTTTGAACTTTATGACTCTATGAAAGAATATACTAGGGCTAAATTTCTTCAGGACACGTCGACGAAGACACCTGTATTCGTACGCTTTTCCACAGTGGCGGGCTCCAGGGGCTCTGCGGAGGCTGTACGGGATGCACGGGGATTTGCCACTAAATTTTATACAGAAGAAGGGAATTATGATCTCGTAGGGAACAATATTCCCGTATTCTTCATTCAGGATGCGATCAAATTCCCGGATCTTGTTCATGCCCTTAAACCTGAGCCACATAATGAAATGCCTCAGGCTGCTTCTGCCCACGACACATTCTGGGACTTTATCGCGAACAATCAGGAGTCCGCTCATATGGTGATGTGGGCCATGTCCGATCGGGCGATTCCCCGCAGCTTCCGTATGATGGAAGGCTTCGGTGTCCATACATTCCGCCTGGTGAACGAGGAAGGCAAAGCCCACTTTGTGAAATTCCACTGGAAACCGGTACTCGGAACCCACTCACTCGTTTGGGATGAAGCACAGAAGATTAACGGGAAAGACCCAGATTTCCACCGCCGGGATCTTTACGAATCCATCGAGGGAGGGGACTATCCGGAGTATGAGCTCGGTGTTCAGCTCATCAAAGAGGAAGATGAGTTTAACTTTGACTTTGATGTCCTCGATCCTACGAAATTATGGCCGGAAGAGGAAATCCCTGTGAAGATCGTCGGGAAAATGACGTTAAACCGCAATGTGGACAATGTATTTGCCGAAACGGAGCAGGCTGCATTCCATCCTGGATCTGTTGTGCCTGGAATCGATTTCTCCAATGATCCGTTGTTGCAGGGGCGCTTATTCTCCTATACGGATACACAATTGATCCGTCTTGGGGGACCGAACTTCCACGAGCTTCCGATTAACAGACCTGTATGTCCTTTCCACAATAACCAGCGTGATGGATATGGCCGTCATACCATTAATAAAGGACCGGTGAGCTATCATAACAATTCACTGGCTCATAATACACCGGCCCCTGCTTCGAAGGAAGAAGGCGGGTACACACATTATCAGGAAAAGATGGAAGGCAGGAAAGTACGTACAAGAAGTGAAAGCTTCAAGGACCACTTCTCACAGGCGACACTATTCTGGAACAGCATGAGTAAACCTGAGAAGGAGCATATCATTCAAGCCTTCAGTTTTGAACTGGGAAAAGTGAAAAGCAAATCGGTTCAAAAGCAGATCGTCGATATGTTTGCAAACGTCAGTATGGACCTGGCAAAAGGTTTCGCAGAAGCAATCAATATAGAAGTACCTGAAGGAGAAGGATCGAAGGTAACGAAATCTTCACCGGCTTTAAGTCAGGAAAATACGAAAAAAAAGCCGGCTACCCGTAAAGTCGGTGTCATCGTTGGAGATGGCTTCAAAGGAGAAGAAGTGAACCGTGTTCTCTCTGCTCTTAAAGAAGAAGGGGTTCAGCCTGAAATCATCAGTGATAAGCTGGGGACTCGCAAAGGTGATGACGGTACAGAGCTTGAAGTGGACCATACATTCTTAACGGGAGAATCGGTCTTATTCGATAGCCTATACGTAGTAGGTGGAGAAAACGCAGATAAGAAATTCTCTCAAGATACCACCTACTTTGTTAAAGAAGCGTATGCTCACTTTAAACCGATCGGTGCCACCCATGAAGGTTTACACTGGTTGGAAGAAGCAGGTGTGAAAGGCTCAGGTGTTGTAACCGGGAAAGACATGAAGTCATTCGCCGAGGAATTCACTGCAGCCATCGCAGCACATCGTCATTGGGATCGTGAATTAGTATAA
- a CDS encoding DUF4004 family protein yields METDLISKKEVLELTGISYGQLYRWKRKNIIPESWFIKKSSYTGQETFFPREKMLARIDTIKELKDDYSLDELSDFFSPNPAKITVSVEELSSHNILSEHTMAFCTSLLPVKKAYEFQDILHMVIIERCHRAEIPKEARQTLYLFLHEKFTPLKESSLELIGLKKGEAYMWMLLPLPSDFLLDHTAQVVLRFDLQQMMEELKITLTNTKGI; encoded by the coding sequence ATGGAAACAGATCTTATTTCTAAAAAGGAAGTGCTGGAGCTGACTGGAATATCTTACGGACAGCTTTACCGCTGGAAACGAAAGAATATCATCCCTGAAAGCTGGTTCATCAAGAAATCCAGCTACACCGGTCAGGAGACGTTCTTCCCGAGGGAAAAGATGCTTGCACGGATCGATACAATCAAAGAATTGAAAGATGATTACTCCCTGGATGAGCTCTCTGATTTCTTTTCACCCAATCCAGCAAAGATCACAGTCAGTGTAGAAGAACTGTCGTCCCACAACATTCTTTCAGAACACACCATGGCTTTCTGTACATCGCTATTACCAGTAAAGAAAGCTTACGAATTCCAGGACATCTTGCATATGGTGATCATCGAAAGGTGCCATAGGGCAGAGATTCCTAAAGAAGCCCGGCAGACCCTTTATCTTTTTCTTCATGAGAAATTTACACCACTGAAAGAGTCTTCCCTTGAGTTGATCGGTCTCAAAAAAGGTGAGGCGTATATGTGGATGCTCCTGCCCCTCCCTTCAGATTTCCTGTTGGACCATACGGCTCAAGTCGTATTGAGATTCGATCTACAACAAATGATGGAAGAATTGAAAATCACGTTAACGAATACGAAGGGGATCTGA
- a CDS encoding polymer-forming cytoskeletal protein yields MNTVEKKKLHDLKISGSGSSGGGQFDEVKISGSGKIAGDIDCREMRISGSGTVAGDVKAGLIKTSGSSSIEGDTKAETITTSGSSKYEGSVMASEMTISGSSKVTRDLIIEKFKISGSCKIGGKIQGGLIRASGSLTVGGDCEVETFSTSGSVNIDGLLNADNVQIEVNHESSIKEIGGEKISVTHHHSSKLLKQVVNFFLQKEDYLFSELIEGDEVYLENTKAKLVRGKNVVIRENCEIDTVEYSGTIEVHKDSSIRNKVKI; encoded by the coding sequence ATGAATACAGTGGAAAAGAAAAAGCTTCATGATTTGAAGATCAGCGGGTCCGGATCATCCGGCGGTGGCCAATTTGATGAAGTGAAGATCAGTGGAAGCGGGAAAATCGCAGGGGATATTGACTGCCGTGAAATGAGAATATCGGGTTCCGGCACCGTTGCAGGTGATGTTAAAGCTGGCCTGATCAAAACAAGCGGCTCTTCCTCCATCGAAGGAGATACGAAAGCCGAAACGATTACAACGAGCGGAAGTTCCAAATATGAAGGGTCCGTGATGGCATCCGAAATGACGATAAGTGGATCCAGTAAGGTGACCAGGGATCTTATCATCGAAAAATTCAAGATAAGCGGTTCATGCAAAATAGGCGGAAAAATTCAGGGCGGATTGATCAGGGCGAGCGGGTCGTTAACGGTTGGAGGGGATTGTGAAGTCGAAACCTTCTCAACTTCGGGCTCTGTAAACATTGATGGATTGCTGAACGCCGACAATGTCCAGATTGAAGTCAACCATGAATCTTCCATTAAAGAAATAGGCGGTGAAAAAATTTCAGTGACTCACCATCATTCAAGCAAACTACTGAAACAGGTAGTCAACTTCTTTCTCCAAAAGGAAGATTACTTATTTTCCGAACTGATTGAAGGTGACGAAGTATATCTCGAAAATACGAAGGCAAAACTCGTGCGCGGAAAAAACGTCGTAATCAGGGAGAATTGTGAAATCGATACGGTAGAATACTCCGGCACCATCGAGGTACACAAGGACAGCTCCATCCGAAACAAGGTGAAAATCTGA
- a CDS encoding ectonucleotide pyrophosphatase/phosphodiesterase, whose protein sequence is MERLTDHLIIISFDCLSALDFPILKELPHFQELLARGSYCKGVETIYPSVTYPCHATIVTGKYPNRHGVVNNTLLQPGRESPDWHWHRKSIKGTTLYDEAKKAGMTTAALLWPVTAKADIDFNMPEIFANRPWHNQILVSLLNGSPLFQLQMNRLFGHLRKGLNQPELDDFVLESTLETIKRKPDLLLVHFTDLDTMRHYHGFSSDEAHAALRRHDDRLGRIIGALRENGMYDKSTIVALGDHSALDELKAVQLNILLKENGFITVNHRGKVTDWKAYCKGCDGSAYVYTKDSDSTQEVKSLLERLQPDPSNGIESILTGEEAAGKGADDHCSFMLEARLGFYFKDALDGSFIHTITPEDVKDKRYTYGSHGYSPKKENYSTIFMAAGKGIRPHLEIPSMGLIDEGPTFARLLGLSLKDIDGQMIEELLDI, encoded by the coding sequence ATGGAACGCTTGACGGATCACCTCATCATCATCTCATTCGATTGTTTATCTGCCTTGGACTTTCCCATTCTAAAAGAACTTCCCCACTTCCAGGAGCTGCTTGCACGCGGGTCTTACTGCAAAGGGGTTGAAACCATCTATCCTTCTGTCACGTATCCTTGTCACGCCACGATTGTAACCGGAAAGTACCCCAATCGTCACGGTGTGGTGAATAATACACTCCTCCAGCCTGGCAGGGAATCGCCGGACTGGCATTGGCACCGGAAATCCATAAAGGGTACCACCCTTTATGACGAGGCAAAGAAGGCCGGGATGACCACCGCTGCCCTCCTTTGGCCGGTGACAGCCAAAGCGGACATAGATTTCAATATGCCGGAAATCTTCGCCAATCGTCCCTGGCATAATCAAATCCTCGTTTCACTTCTGAATGGGAGTCCCCTCTTCCAACTACAGATGAATCGTCTTTTTGGCCATCTGCGCAAAGGCCTGAATCAACCTGAGCTGGATGATTTCGTCCTGGAATCGACGCTTGAAACCATCAAAAGGAAACCGGATTTATTGCTTGTGCACTTTACGGACCTTGATACCATGCGGCATTACCACGGTTTCTCTTCTGACGAAGCACATGCTGCCCTCCGCCGCCATGATGACAGATTGGGAAGAATCATAGGAGCGTTAAGGGAAAACGGCATGTATGACAAGTCGACGATTGTGGCCCTTGGTGATCATAGTGCCCTCGATGAACTGAAGGCGGTCCAGCTTAACATTCTTCTTAAGGAAAATGGGTTCATCACCGTAAACCACCGCGGTAAGGTCACTGACTGGAAGGCGTATTGCAAAGGGTGTGATGGTTCTGCCTATGTGTACACAAAGGATTCCGATTCCACTCAAGAAGTGAAGTCGCTATTGGAAAGGTTACAACCGGACCCTTCCAATGGAATCGAATCCATACTCACTGGAGAAGAAGCTGCCGGGAAAGGGGCCGATGACCACTGTTCGTTTATGCTCGAGGCCAGACTCGGTTTTTATTTCAAAGATGCACTGGATGGCTCCTTCATTCATACGATCACTCCGGAAGATGTGAAGGATAAGCGTTACACGTATGGCTCCCACGGCTATTCTCCGAAAAAGGAGAACTACTCCACGATCTTCATGGCGGCAGGAAAAGGAATACGTCCTCACCTTGAGATTCCTTCCATGGGTCTCATAGATGAAGGACCGACATTTGCAAGATTACTCGGTCTCAGCTTAAAAGATATTGACGGACAAATGATTGAAGAATTATTGGATATCTAA
- a CDS encoding MFS transporter, whose product MMKRFSKEESSWIFYDWANSAYSIIISTAVFPLFYKAAATNAGVSAANSTAYLGYTIAIATFILAMIGPILGTIADYEGYKKKFFTFFFALGVTFTLLLAFVPSDQWLLLLVFYTVAAVGSAGSNVFYDAFLTDVTTEERMNRVSSRGFGFGYIGSTIPFILSIAIIILSQNGTLPISVTVASKIAFVITALWWGLFSIPLLKNVHQRYFIQREKNPVANSFKRLGKTMKEVRKYRALFLFLLAYFFYIDGVGTIITMSTAYGSDLGITSTNLLIILFVTQVVAGPFAILYGRLAEKFTGKKMLYVGISVYIIVCIYAYFLETTMDFWILAMLVASSQGGIQALSRAYFAKLIPKKNANEFFGFYNIFGKFASILGPLLVAVTAQMTGASNSGVFSLVILFIIGIVILAFVPEPTEADVEKSAIV is encoded by the coding sequence ATCATGAAACGTTTTTCAAAAGAAGAAAGCAGCTGGATTTTTTATGATTGGGCCAATTCAGCGTATTCCATTATCATTTCTACCGCTGTCTTTCCGCTCTTTTATAAAGCAGCCGCTACAAATGCCGGTGTCAGTGCCGCTAATTCAACGGCCTATTTGGGATACACCATTGCCATTGCGACCTTCATCCTGGCCATGATCGGTCCCATACTTGGTACCATCGCCGATTATGAGGGATATAAGAAGAAGTTCTTTACCTTCTTTTTTGCACTGGGTGTGACATTCACCCTCCTCCTCGCTTTCGTCCCGAGCGATCAATGGCTGCTTCTTTTAGTCTTCTATACAGTGGCAGCAGTCGGCTCAGCCGGTTCGAACGTCTTCTATGATGCCTTTCTGACCGACGTTACGACGGAAGAAAGGATGAATCGTGTATCGTCACGTGGATTTGGATTCGGGTATATCGGGAGCACGATTCCGTTCATCCTAAGCATCGCCATCATCATCTTATCCCAGAACGGGACCCTTCCCATCTCCGTCACCGTCGCCAGTAAGATTGCCTTTGTGATTACCGCTTTATGGTGGGGTCTTTTCTCTATACCGCTATTAAAGAATGTCCATCAGCGCTACTTCATCCAACGGGAGAAAAACCCGGTCGCGAACAGCTTCAAACGTCTTGGCAAAACGATGAAAGAAGTCAGGAAATACCGGGCACTCTTTTTATTCCTGCTTGCTTACTTCTTTTATATTGATGGTGTCGGTACCATCATCACGATGTCCACTGCGTACGGATCTGATCTTGGGATCACCTCCACCAACCTTTTGATCATCCTCTTTGTGACCCAGGTGGTGGCTGGACCATTCGCCATTCTCTATGGAAGGCTGGCTGAAAAATTCACGGGTAAAAAGATGCTGTATGTCGGCATTTCCGTGTATATCATCGTTTGCATTTACGCCTATTTCTTAGAAACAACCATGGACTTCTGGATCCTCGCCATGCTCGTCGCTTCTTCTCAAGGAGGCATACAGGCACTGAGCAGGGCTTATTTTGCAAAACTGATTCCGAAGAAAAATGCCAACGAATTCTTTGGGTTTTACAATATTTTCGGTAAGTTTGCATCGATTCTCGGACCCTTATTAGTGGCAGTCACCGCGCAAATGACCGGTGCATCCAACAGTGGTGTGTTCAGTCTGGTCATCCTCTTTATCATCGGGATCGTGATACTTGCTTTCGTACCAGAGCCGACAGAGGCTGACGTCGAGAAATCAGCCATCGTATAA
- a CDS encoding FMN-dependent NADH-azoreductase has translation MAKVLYITAHPHDDTQSYSMAVAKAFMDTYREVNGDDEVIHLDLYREHIPHIDADVFSGWGKLQAGKGFEELSMEEQKKVNRLNELSDQFIGADKYVFVTPFWNFLFPPVMKAYIDSVAVAGKSFKYTEQGPVGLLTDKKAIHIQARGGIYSEGPAAGMEMGHRYLSLIMQFFGVPSFEGVFVEGHAAMPDKAQEIKEAAIARAKDAAHTF, from the coding sequence ATGGCGAAAGTATTATATATCACCGCGCATCCCCATGACGATACCCAATCGTACAGCATGGCGGTTGCGAAAGCATTTATGGATACGTATAGGGAAGTAAACGGGGATGATGAGGTGATTCACCTCGATTTGTACAGGGAGCATATTCCCCATATCGATGCGGATGTCTTCAGTGGATGGGGGAAGCTTCAAGCAGGAAAAGGATTTGAGGAGCTTTCCATGGAAGAGCAGAAGAAAGTAAACCGCTTGAATGAACTATCCGATCAGTTCATCGGGGCTGATAAATACGTATTTGTGACCCCTTTCTGGAATTTTTTATTTCCACCGGTGATGAAAGCATATATCGATTCCGTAGCAGTGGCCGGGAAATCGTTCAAGTATACGGAACAGGGACCAGTTGGATTATTGACGGACAAGAAAGCGATACATATCCAGGCCCGGGGAGGTATTTACTCTGAAGGACCGGCAGCAGGCATGGAAATGGGACATCGTTATTTAAGCCTTATCATGCAATTCTTTGGTGTACCTTCCTTTGAGGGAGTATTTGTGGAGGGCCATGCGGCGATGCCGGATAAAGCACAGGAAATCAAGGAGGCTGCGATTGCCCGTGCGAAAGATGCAGCACACACTTTTTAA
- a CDS encoding DUF3189 family protein, producing the protein MIYIYNDFGGTHTTSMAAAYHLHILKQGKLTKKEILSVPYFNQLTKKDTGHILYHGTDEEGHPVYTIGRRNSKYVVPALTDLSSILLNRYGQKEKIIISDTSPTVPPTMTAGGFFSRELRIDWIGVPLLVKGAEQCHGLIQHLVEETKRAATSSSEQVVVLENKKYQYKMGKKDIFWK; encoded by the coding sequence ATGATTTATATTTACAACGATTTCGGTGGTACTCATACCACGTCCATGGCTGCAGCCTATCATTTACACATATTGAAACAGGGAAAGTTAACGAAGAAAGAGATCCTTTCTGTTCCATATTTTAACCAGCTTACAAAAAAAGACACGGGACACATTCTATATCACGGAACGGACGAAGAAGGTCATCCCGTCTATACGATCGGGAGAAGGAATTCAAAGTATGTGGTCCCTGCCTTAACCGATCTTAGTAGCATTTTGCTGAATCGTTATGGACAAAAGGAGAAGATCATCATTTCCGACACTTCGCCAACCGTACCGCCAACGATGACGGCGGGAGGATTCTTCTCAAGGGAACTGCGTATCGACTGGATCGGTGTGCCCCTGCTTGTGAAAGGGGCAGAGCAATGTCATGGACTCATACAGCATCTCGTGGAGGAAACAAAACGTGCAGCAACATCATCCTCCGAACAGGTCGTTGTATTAGAAAATAAAAAATATCAATATAAAATGGGAAAAAAGGATATCTTCTGGAAGTGA
- a CDS encoding ferritin: MLNEQIQKLLNNLIGIEHVSTTLYLAMSAYMANQNYTGMASWLRLQSEEERTHMLKLIDYVTDRGGLVDLQQLPAQPKEYGTPLQTFQKLLEHEQFVTNSYQQAYNYAAQNDQQTAVIIQEFLREQIDEEAQALTIVDRLKLAGDNPAALLVLDQELGQRTAAPAAGPAPAGG, encoded by the coding sequence ATGCTTAATGAACAAATTCAAAAACTCTTAAATAATTTAATCGGGATCGAGCATGTATCCACTACCCTGTATCTTGCCATGTCAGCCTATATGGCGAATCAGAATTATACAGGGATGGCCAGTTGGCTGAGACTACAGTCGGAAGAAGAGCGAACTCATATGTTGAAGCTTATCGACTATGTGACAGACAGGGGAGGGCTAGTCGATCTTCAGCAGCTTCCTGCGCAGCCGAAAGAGTATGGCACCCCTCTTCAAACGTTTCAAAAATTGCTCGAGCATGAGCAATTCGTTACCAACTCCTATCAACAAGCATACAACTATGCCGCCCAAAATGATCAACAGACTGCTGTCATCATTCAGGAATTTCTGAGAGAACAGATTGATGAAGAAGCTCAGGCCCTGACGATTGTTGATCGGTTGAAACTTGCCGGAGATAATCCCGCCGCTCTATTGGTACTGGACCAGGAACTTGGTCAGCGTACAGCAGCACCAGCAGCCGGTCCCGCTCCTGCGGGTGGTTGA